A genomic window from Azoarcus sp. PA01 includes:
- a CDS encoding molybdopterin-dependent oxidoreductase, which yields MLLHDNKKGNIEREVHNEFRRHCRGFATADLIREEVFECAEIHHAMMEPNAALAAWDNERGHLTLWSVTQVPYYVHESLARCMKLDAAYIRVIKPFVGGGFGHRVETLNFEIIAGLLARAAHGTVRLLQTREEAFLTHRGRRRRTSA from the coding sequence GTGCTGCTGCACGACAACAAGAAAGGCAACATCGAGCGCGAAGTGCATAACGAGTTTCGGCGACACTGCCGCGGTTTCGCGACGGCCGACCTGATCCGCGAGGAAGTCTTCGAGTGCGCCGAAATCCACCACGCGATGATGGAGCCGAATGCCGCGCTCGCAGCGTGGGACAACGAGCGCGGGCACCTGACGCTGTGGTCAGTCACGCAGGTGCCGTACTACGTGCATGAATCGCTCGCGCGCTGCATGAAGCTCGACGCGGCCTATATCCGCGTCATCAAGCCGTTCGTCGGCGGCGGCTTCGGCCACCGCGTCGAGACGCTGAACTTCGAGATCATCGCCGGGCTGCTCGCGCGCGCAGCGCACGGCACCGTGCGCCTGCTGCAGACGCGCGAGGAAGCGTTCCTGACGCACCGCGGTCGCCGCAGACGCACGTCCGCATGA